The segment CAGCAAGCCGTCCTTGCAGATATTCTCAGTCTCGGCGTTGGCGACCTCTCGCTCGTCGTGGGGCCTCCGGGTTCGGGGAAGACGGAAGTCATCGCCAAAGCAGCTCACGAGCTCGCTAGTTGTAACTAGCGTGATTAACCAACGGCACCTCCGAAAGACAGCTTTCCGTTGGTTAACCGGAAGTTGCTGCTCAATTTGACCCGTATCTATGACACGAGAATCGTACGCATCGATGCTGGTGCAGTGTAGATCCCGATGCTCGTATTCCGATTGACCGGATGAAGAGCCACCCCTATCGATTTGTTCTCGTACGAAAGAGCATCACAGGGCAAGGTTTGGACCGATGAAAATAATCGGGTGCCCCACCACTGACGACCTCTGGTGGAATCTCCCTCGTTTAAACCTCCATTTTATCGATTTTTGAGAGTTAGTACTGCAATCACACTGATCGAGATACCAATTAGTGAATCACTGATTCATGGATTCTTAGATTCAATGAAAACAGATGACATCTGTATGACGTTATTCTTATAACGGAGAGAGATACCCACGTTTTCAGGCCCGGGATAGTATCTAGTATGATATATGAAGATGAGGACAGTCAGCCACCGGTTCGCATCCGAAGAGAGAAACACTCAGCTAAAACGAGACTTCGGAGGTTCAGCTGCCCGACCCGCGGCCGCCGGGGAAGTCCTGCCAGAGGAGTTCGTATCGCTCGTCGTCGGTTTGCAGTAGCACCACTCTCCCAGGCGTGAGCGTCATGCTCTCGGCGACGGGGAGCGATTTGCGCTCGCTAGGTTCAAGGCGCAGTCCCTCCTTGAAGGTGAAGCGTTCACCGTCGTCATCGAGGATGGCTGCACCCGACAGGTCGTACGTCTTCTCACTGGTGTTCCGTAATACCAACCGCTTGCTATCGCGTCGTTCGTCGACAGACTCGATGAGGATGTCCCGCCAGACCTCCTCGTCGGACCCCAGGCCGGATCCTAAGCCGGGATCCGGCTTAGATTCTCCAGACTCGCGGTTGCTATACCATCGGTACAGCAGGTAGGCGAGAGCGGCCGCGACGAGCAGTCCGCCCGCAGCTAACAGGAGTTCCAGCGGGAAGGGTGAAGCGATCTGAACGGTCAGTTGGGTCGAGTCGCTGAGACCGTCGTCGTCAACGACGGTCACCGTCGCCGTGTACGTTCCGGGTTCATCGTAGATGTGCGTCGCCGACGGCCCGTCGGTCACCGTCGTGGTTTCATCGCCGAAATCCCACCGGTACTCCGCGATTCGTCCATCTGGGTCGTTCGACCCGGAGGCATCGAACGTGACCTCTTCGTCGGTCGCGAGGTCAGCACCCGAGGCGACCAGACCTGCCGTCGGGGGTGCGAGAACTCGCACCTCGTCGGTCACGATGGTCGAGGCACCGCGAGCGTCAGTGAGGATGAGCGTCACCGCGTAGGTTCCAGCTTCGTCGTACACGTGCGTCGGTCGGACGCCCGATGCGTCGCCTCCATCGCCGAAGTTCCACGCGTAGGTGAGCCTCGATGCGGATTCGTCGGTCGCCCCCGAGGCGTCGAAGGTGACCCTATCCCCGAGGAATATCCGCTCGGACGGGGAGTTCGCGGTGAAGTTTCCCTCCGGGGGCGCGTTCACCATGATCGGTCGGCTGTCGGTTCCGGTCTGTCCGTAACTGTCGGTGACGGTAAGAACGACCGTGTACGTTCCGCCCTCCTCATAGGCATGCTGAGGGAACTCACCCGTGCCTTTCATCCCGTCTCCGAACTCCCACTCGAAGCGTTCGATGATTCCGTCTGCATCCGTCCCCGACGCGTCGAATCTGACGATCTCTTTCTCGTCGGGAATGTTGGGATCGAACGTGAAGACGGCATCCAGATCTCCTGCGACGATTACGCGGGTCGTCACGGTGTCCTGGAGGCCCAGTTCGTCAGTGACGGTGAGCCTGACCACTTTCTCACCAGGTGAGGCGAACCGGTGCGTCGGCGAGCTGCCGGTTGATGTTTCTCCGTCGTCGAAGTCCCACTCCGTGCTGACGATCGTTCCGGCCGTTTGCGTTCCGGTGGTCTCGAACGTAACGTCGGAGTTGACACCGACAGAGTCAGACACATCGATGAGGCCTATCTCTGGACCACTAGCAGTGAACGAAAGATCGTCGAGTTGCGCGACGATGGGGAACGAGCAGTCGTCTCCATCGAAGCAGAAATCCGGTTCTCCGTCGGAGTACGATACTACGACGCGCGAGAGACGGTCAGAGCCGGACGTGTTTAGCGTCACTTCGTTCCAGTAGTACAGTAGCTGCGTCTCGCTGTACGAGGCGACCACCGCATTGCCCTTATCGTACGCAGTAACCTCGATATCAGTGTATTCAGCGATGTACGTCGGACCAAAGAGCGATACCTGGGGCGGGTCCTGATCACCGCCGCGAACCGAGAACCTGACCTCCTCCTGCGGTTCCGAGAACATAATCTCGATCGACTCACCGTCCGAACGACTCTCGACGACGACACCGCCGCCGCGAGACGTCTCCGTTGCGGACGCTATCACGACACCACCGTCGAACTCAACGCGTTCGCCGTACTCGGTGACCGTCTCACCGACGTCGCCGTCCTCGAAGTCGTACGTTACCTCCGTCTGCTCCGTCGCCGTCGCGACGGACGGAACGGCACCGGCGACGATGGTAACGAACACCACTGCCAGTACGGTGAACCGTCTCGCTTTCGATCCGAGCGTCGATGTTCCGCGTCGAGTTTCTTTTCTTTGTGTGGATATCGTGAACATGGATCTCTCTCCGAAACCGGTCGCTCACTAGCGCGGACTCATCTCTCCGACTAGTTCACGTGATGTACGCTCCCAAATGTCATAAACTTTAGTTATATAAGAATTTGGTACTCGATACGTTCCCGACGGTCGGACCTGCCGTTTCGTCGTTGAGCTACGTCTGTGCCATCACTGGTCGTTCGACCGCCGCTCGCGGACAACGCTCAGCCACGGCAGTTCGTACTGTTCTCCCGATTTCGTCCGGAGCGTGACAGGCGCCCCGTAGGTGACGTCGAGATGCTTCTCGACGGGCAGCGACTCCCGGTCCCCGGGATTGATGACTAACCCATCGCGGAACGTGAACTCCTCTCCTCGGTCGTCAACGAGGATAGCTCCCGAGAGATCCCAGGGGTCGTCGCTGGTATTCTGCAAGACGAGGTCCTTGCGGTTCCGACGGTCCTCGACTTCGACGACGACGACGTCCTGCCACGGTTCTGATTCCGGTTCAGGCTTTTCGACTGGCTCTGGGTCCACTTCCGGATCGGGGTCGGACTCTAGCCTCTCAGGATCGTTCGCCGGCTTTCCGCGGATGCGACGGTACAGCCGACGTCCAGCGACGAGAATAACCAGCGAGAGCAGCACCGTCAGAAAGAACCTGCTGACGAAACCCAGAAAGAGGAAGTTGTTGACGAATCCTCGGACGAGGAAGAAGAGGACAAGAAACGCGAAGAAAGTGAACACACCCTTGACGATGAGCATCACTAGCTCGGTCAGGTCACGCTGTAGCGAGGCGGCGAACCCACCGCCAGCTCGGCGCTTCTCGGGTCGCTCGCCGTCGTCCGATCGGTCACTGCGGCTCATTGCTCTCTGATATCTCTGGCTGACACGTTTCTTATTCCTCTGTTCGGGAAAACGCCGCACGAAACCCCGGTGGGGCCGGCGTTCGTCCGATACCATGTGGATACGTGTCATGCCGTCATAAACATTTGTACCGGTATCGGCGCCGGAGTCAGCCTATCGGTAGACGGCGAGTTTAATGAGAAGCCAGGATGCCGTCTCGCTCACCCGGTCCTGCGCGAGTACGACTCGGAGGATATCCCGGTCAGTCTCCTCCTTGTCGCGCTCCTCGCTCCAGACTTCGTCAAGTCGATCGACGGCCCGCCGGTAGCGTTCGAGGCTCTCCTCGGTCGCTTCGTCGCGGATTTCGCTCCGCAATTCGGTAGCCAGCTCCACGAGTTCGCCGACGAGTTCGAAGTACTTCTCGGGGCCGACGAACGGGTCGTCCTCAATCCGTTCGCGGAGCGTCTTAGCGATGTCGTGAGCGGCCTCGCTCTCGAACTCCTCGGTGACCGCCTCGAACGCCTGTACGGCCTCTTCGAGCGACCGATCTATCACGTAGCCTTCGAGCGTCGATATCGTGGCCTCGTCGTGTTCGACGCGGTCACGAAGCTCCGAAACCGCCGTCTCGAGGTCGGCGACGCGCTCGCGGAGTTCCGTCGGCACGCCCGTCTCGCCGCCACCGCCGGTCACGCGGTGGGGGTTGTCGTGGTCGAAGACGTGGCGGACCAGTGCGCCGTAGAGCATGTCGTTCGAGTACACTAACGGTCGGCGCTCCGCTCCGGTCGCCCGCCACGCCCCCTCGGACCGTTCGAACGCGCCGAGGAAAACGGCCGATTCGTCGGGAAACGGCAGGTCGGCGGTCGCCGCACGGTAGCCGCGGGCCAGTTCGCCCAGTCGGGTGTCTGTCGGGGCGAGCGTCTCGCCGGTGTCGAGGGAGATATCGACATCGAGCGTCGGTACCGGTTTGGAGACCCCCTGAGTCTCCGTCGCGCCGTCCGAGTAGTACCGACAGACGATCTCGGGTGACTCCACGATCCGGTTGAACTCACAGCCCTCGGTGACGGCGCTCCCGAGG is part of the Halogeometricum sp. S1BR25-6 genome and harbors:
- a CDS encoding PKD domain-containing protein, with protein sequence MFTISTQRKETRRGTSTLGSKARRFTVLAVVFVTIVAGAVPSVATATEQTEVTYDFEDGDVGETVTEYGERVEFDGGVVIASATETSRGGGVVVESRSDGESIEIMFSEPQEEVRFSVRGGDQDPPQVSLFGPTYIAEYTDIEVTAYDKGNAVVASYSETQLLYYWNEVTLNTSGSDRLSRVVVSYSDGEPDFCFDGDDCSFPIVAQLDDLSFTASGPEIGLIDVSDSVGVNSDVTFETTGTQTAGTIVSTEWDFDDGETSTGSSPTHRFASPGEKVVRLTVTDELGLQDTVTTRVIVAGDLDAVFTFDPNIPDEKEIVRFDASGTDADGIIERFEWEFGDGMKGTGEFPQHAYEEGGTYTVVLTVTDSYGQTGTDSRPIMVNAPPEGNFTANSPSERIFLGDRVTFDASGATDESASRLTYAWNFGDGGDASGVRPTHVYDEAGTYAVTLILTDARGASTIVTDEVRVLAPPTAGLVASGADLATDEEVTFDASGSNDPDGRIAEYRWDFGDETTTVTDGPSATHIYDEPGTYTATVTVVDDDGLSDSTQLTVQIASPFPLELLLAAGGLLVAAALAYLLYRWYSNRESGESKPDPGLGSGLGSDEEVWRDILIESVDERRDSKRLVLRNTSEKTYDLSGAAILDDDGERFTFKEGLRLEPSERKSLPVAESMTLTPGRVVLLQTDDERYELLWQDFPGGRGSGS